A window of the Henningerozyma blattae CBS 6284 chromosome 10, complete genome genome harbors these coding sequences:
- the TBLA0J00620 gene encoding Zn(II)2Cys6 transcription factor domain-containing protein, with protein MSNHNHNTQLNKRGTLYSKHGCEPCKKAHVKCDESKPFCEKCIKANKICTYKGGFVNKIVNTRDNFIKKPPIKEQKYIRNIKNIDHNIDKNRSVVISVFPQSAFHKNSAQKFNQDKTTGAVHRIPSTSPSYNTHTHAGNVDQKKKKKSNIKIKQFTMYSNPIQLSSGSQNSIAPSNMNTQNNSPNTSPENNNIDLLVDIKGEKPINGLLFIPRSELYRLTLLNIDLEYFEKSFNLPEKFSFTVNDIIRLRGLAMDRNTEQIAFDDPFRELIESPNYDFNNITNNNLKILNENKFLAFCWKIFIANSMNGHMKFFPDDKYHKELKELWEIGKHFVSLHHIIIYIASVIIQNYYYNPKNLFNSIDKKIEDNHTMILKLKQQKLSPIWDRYVRLPSLKSCYNYLKSIENKQHTINDLIFLVVFGEISINSFKNGNQMGWKLHLKEMIRCLHIINKSKKQLEYFTVFENCKSWLNYLEATSFLLNYKGGAIEIMDYIPSNALISKVTDNNLSLYNKKFNLITGYVMDFDLIFHKLFQMSLNLKKDFNIIITGANICQLRLTNKNPIIESKLNDFGLNLMEDLKYLDNNINIEKVVEKVADIRRKTAIVYSHRACIIALNLYFRCFFLKKKKDNGDVGDEHKMVKRKMKKKSRSKAIIKLNNSYDVDDDADEGEIYEKLFKEFLFSWKFIPVSNSSNFRIHWTLVVVGNVCIMLGRFDVLEEVRNILRKFMNLMPFIVPRDIRELELLEESIKTGSFEKIENFEYGLPAF; from the coding sequence ATGAGTAACCATAATCATAATACGCAGCTTAATAAACGAGGAACATTATATTCAAAGCATGGCTGTGAACCATGTAAAAAAGCCCATGTTAAATGTGATGAGTCGAAACCCTTTTGTGAAAAATGTATAAAAGCAAACAAAATATGTACGTATAAAGGTGGCTTCGTTAATAAGATCGTAAATACAAGAGACAACTTCATTAAAAAACCTCCAATCaaagaacaaaaatatattagaaatattaaaaatatcgaTCATAATATTGACAAAAATAGATCTGTAGTTATATCAGTTTTTCCACAAAGTGCATTTCATAAAAATTCAGCCCAAAAATTTAACCAAGATAAAACAACAGGTGCTGTCCATAGAATACCATCAACATCGCCTAGTTATAACACTCATACTCATGCAGGTAATGTGgatcaaaagaaaaagaaaaaaagtaatattaaaataaagcAATTTACAATGTATAGCAATCCAATTCAACTTTCGAGTGGTTCtcaaaattcaattgcACCAAGTAATATGAATACACAAAATAATAGCCCTAACACTAGCcctgaaaataataatattgatttattagttGATATTAAAGGTGAAAAACCAATCAATGGCCTGTTATTTATACCTAGATCAGAATTATATCGATTAACCCTTTTGAATATagatttagaatattttgaaaaaagtttcaatTTACCAGAAAAATTTTCCTTTACCGTTAATGATATAATACGCTTACGTGGACTAGCTATGGACCGTAATACAGAGCAAATAGCTTTTGATGATCCTTTTAGAGAGCTCATAGAAAGTCCGAATtatgattttaataatattaccaataacaatttaaaaattttaaatgaaaataaatttttagcaTTCTGttggaaaatatttattgcCAATTCAATGAATGGGCACATGAAGTTTTTCCCAGATGATAAGTATCATAAAGAGTTGAAAGAATTGTGGGAGATTGGTAAGCATTTTGTGTCATTGCATCACATCATAATCTATATTGCATCTGTTATAATTCAAAACTATTACTATAATCCCAAAAATCTATTTAATAGTATCGACAAAAAGATTGAAGATAATCACACTatgattttaaaactaaaacaacaaaaattatcacCAATTTGGGATAGGTACGTTCGTTTACCATCATTAAAATCATGTTATAATTATCTTAAATCCATTGAAAATAAGCAGCATACAATAAATGACTTGATATTTTTGGTTGTATTTGGGGAGATTTCTATTaatagttttaaaaatggTAATCAGATGGGGTGGAAATTacatttaaaagaaatgataCGTTGTCTccatattattaataaaagtaaaaaacagttggaatattttacagtttttgaaaattgtaAATCGTGGTTAAACTATCTGGAAGCAACATCTTTCTTGCTGAATTATAAAGGTGGAGCAATTGAAATAATGGACTATATTCCCAGCAATGCATTAATCTCAAAAGTGACCGATAATAATTTGtcattatataataaaaaattcaatttaatcACCGGTTACGTTATggattttgatttaatatttcataaattattccaaatgagtttaaatttgaagaaagattttaatatcattattactgGCGCAAATATCTGTCAACTTCGATTGACGAATAAAAATCCAATAATAGAAagtaaattaaatgatttcggtttaaatttgatggaagatttaaaatatttggataataatataaatattgagAAAGTTGTTGAAAAAGTTGCTGATATTCGAAGGAAAACTGCAATTGTTTACAGCCATAGAGCTTGTATAATTGCATTAAACTTATATTTTAggtgtttttttttaaagaaaaaaaaagacaatgGCGATGTAGGTGATGAGCATAAGATGGTAAAGAGgaagatgaaaaagaaatctcGTAGCAAAgctataattaaattaaataatagcTACGATGTAGATGATGATGCCGATGAAGGTGaaatttatgaaaaattattcaaagaatttttattttcatgGAAATTTATTCCAGTATCAAATAGTTCTAACTTCAGAATTCATTGGACATTAGTAGTGGTAGGTAACGTTTGTATAATGTTGGGCAGGTTTGATGTATTAGAAGAAGTtcgaaatattttaagaaaattCATGAACTTAATGCCATTTATTGTTCCAAGAGATATTCGAGAGTTAGAACTATTGGAAGAGTCTATTAAAACTGGTAGTTTTGAaaagattgaaaattttgaatatggCCTACCTGcattttaa